A stretch of the Porites lutea chromosome 12, jaPorLute2.1, whole genome shotgun sequence genome encodes the following:
- the LOC140953601 gene encoding uncharacterized protein, with protein MSSLKETRDLLLVSCVKGIINANEFAILYDVNMSKNPLFPYDNYEEFSLDNFSEEECIAEFRVEKTDLPVLADALGIRPVFRCSQRSVFEGMEGLCILLKRLAYPCRYSDMIPRFGRPVPAISMMTNVVLDWIYNEHGHHLTDFNQPFLSRASLRTYADAIHQKGAALNNCWGFVDGTVRPICRPLQNQRIVYNGHKRVHALKFQSIVTPNGLIANLYGPVGE; from the coding sequence ATGTCCAGCTTAAAGGAAACGCGAGATTTACTTTTAGTTTCCTGTGTCAAAGGAATAATAAACGCAAATGAATTTGCCATTCTTTACGACGTAAACATGTCAAAAAATCCACTATTTCCGTACGACAACTATGAAGAATTCTCACTGGACAATTTCAGCGAAGAAGAATGCATAGCTGAATTTCGTGTCGAGAAAACTGATTTGCCCGTTTTGGCAGATGCCCTTGGAATTCGACCTGTTTTTCGTTGCTCACAGAGGTCCGTGTTTGAAGGAATGGAAGGCTTGTGTATACTGCTTAAACGCCTTGCATATCCTTGTCGTTACAGTGACATGATACCACGATTTGGCAGACCTGTCCCAGCAATTAGCATGATGACCAATGTTGTTCTAGACTGGATTTACAACGAACATGGCCACCACCTTACTGATTTTAACCAGCCCTTCCTCTCCCGTGCCTCTCTGCGAACATATGCAGATGCAATCCATCAAAAGGGTGCGGCGTTGAATAACTGCTGGGGTTTCGTTGATGGCACTGTCCGCCCTATTTGCCGTCCACTCCAAAATCAGCGAATCGTCTACAATGGCCACAAAAGGGTACATGCCTTGAAGTTCCAATCTATTGT